CTAAAACGCTCTTTTGGAATAATTGTCTTGCCGAAATTATTGATTATCTTAATGACTTGAATTATAAAGACGAGAATGATTATCTTTTCCCTGGGAAACAAGAAGGTCATTTTTCAGTACATGGCTTTTACGAAATGTTGCAACGAATGGCTAGAAAAACGGAAAATAATAAAATCGTTGCTAAAATTGGAACACACTCTTTTAGAAAAACTTTTGGTCGACAACTCTATAAGAAAGGTGTTAACGTTGAAATCATTTCGCAGTTATTTAATCACTCCTCTGAACGAAATACGCGCCACTATCTAGGGATTGAACAAGAAGACCTTGATAAAGTTGTTCAAAATTTCAAATTTGAATAGATTAGACGCGGTTTGTAAAATTAAGTTAGAAAAATAAAAAGCCATTTGTGGTAGACTTTTGAATACCCATACATCAAAAGAAAGGACACCACAAATGACCTACCATCATCTTACCATAGACGAACTAACGATAATTGGAGCAGTACAAGGAATAATTCCGATTAACACGGCCACAAGTAGACCAATGGGACAACTTTTTAAGGCACTAACCCACTAAAACTGTATATTTAAAGGCTACCTATGAAAACTTGACAGATACAAATTTATGAGTCAAGAAAAGTCCACGGGGGCTGGATTACCTACTCTATCAAAGAGTACTATCTGGATGATCAACTTTGGATTCCTTGGTGTTCAGACAGCTTTTACTCTGCAGAGTTCTCAAATGAGTCGGATTTTCCAAACTATTGGTGCCGACCCTAACAACCTTGGCTGGTTCTTCATCTTACCACCATTAGCTGGTTTGATTGTTCAACCAATCATTGGTTATTATTCAGACCGTACATGGGCACCAAAATTAGGTGGTCGGCGGTTACCATACTTACTACTGGGAATGATTGTAGCTGTTATCGTTATGATTTTGCTTCCTAATTCAGGAAGTTTCGGTTTCGG
The genomic region above belongs to Limosilactobacillus reuteri and contains:
- a CDS encoding site-specific integrase, whose product is MSTKKRVYIPKNKTNGQIKGKRKIWVENVKFLTLEEYDQLRETIKLHSRPELVNRNLLLIAIALNNGLRASDVVTLRVGHVLNKTKTRVIEQKTGKAKTLFWNNCLAEIIDYLNDLNYKDENDYLFPGKQEGHFSVHGFYEMLQRMARKTENNKIVAKIGTHSFRKTFGRQLYKKGVNVEIISQLFNHSSERNTRHYLGIEQEDLDKVVQNFKFE